The region GCAGAGCTACCCACAAGAGCTACTCTGCTTTTATGCTTTTACGGCATGATGGCTTTTCACACAGAGAAGCCGAGCTCCTGAAAAGAACTGAATCAACAAAGATTTTCTGCTGTCTAGTTTCTACTGGTGTACAGTCAGTAACAGATGAAAAGACTGAGTTGATGATGTCTTCCCAAGATCTCCAATAATAAAAAAGGCCTGCCTTctagctcctttttttttttcttttttcctcttttagtaCATATCTGGGGTGCATATTCTAGAAGGGAACAATATCTAAATAAAAGCCAGATTTTTTACAGAAACGGAGTCTCTTATTTCTGTCAGTGATAAAATGAGCGGGTTGTAGTTGCATTAAGCACACATCTGAGCATGCAGTGAAGGCAGAAGCAAACTTGTTATGAAATTGCTTACGGAGCAGCTGACAGCAAAGGGAGGATGAAGGCTGCTGCAACCCGGCCTTTGTGTGAGAGGAGCAAGGGGAGCGCGGAGACTCGAAAGAACTAGATTTGCAGTTATTGGAGAAACGAGGTTTGGGTGCTGGTGTTTGTGTCCCTGGTGGAAGGAGCCTTCAGCTTGCCGTTGCTCCCGGTGAGAGGCACTAGGGTgggggaaagagaggagagaTACGGGGTCTGGGTTTATGCACTGCAGCTGGCCTAGGAGACTGTTATTGTGTGAGAGCTACAGAACACCATGCAATAAACCCAGTCTGTGCCTCCCCTGTGCTCTGATGTGATGGAGAAAATAGCGTGTCCTGCATGTGTGCTGCCAGGCCTGCAGCGTGGCTCCAGCCTCCCTTCGCCTGGCTggtccccacagcacccccaaacctcGCTCCAGGCCCCTGTGGCACTACAAAACCTGGCTCCATACCACCACAGCACCCCCAGCCTTGCTCCTGTCCCTCATAGCACCCCAAGGACCTGCTCTAGGCACCTGCAGCACCCCAAAGCCCTGCTCCAGGCCCtcacagcaccccaaaacctggcTCCAggtgcccctgcaacaccccAAAACCTGTCTGCATGGCCCTACAGCACACTCAGCTGTGcttctgcccccccccagcaccccaaagcccTGCTCCAGACGCCCACAGCACCCCAAAGCCTAGCTCCAGGTCCCCCTGCAGTACCCCAAACCCCATCTGCATGGCCCCACAGCACACTGAACCGTGCTCCTGcctcaccccagcaccccaaagcccTGCCCCAGACCCCCGCTGCACTCCAAAACCCTGCTCCATGCCCCCACAACACCCCAAAGTCCTGCTCCAGAGCCCcgcagcaccccaaaaccctgctccatgcccccccaaaaccctgctcCAGGCCCCTacaccccccaaacccctgctcAGACCCCCTCCAGCGCACACCCCCTTGTCGCGCCGCCTCCAGCCCTTTCCCGCGCTCCGCCGCGCGAGACTTCCCGCCGTCTTCCCGCGGGGTGAGGGGGCGGGGATACGCTAatcgggggggggcggggttaTGCAAATCACGAGGGCGCTGGGGAGAGTCACACGGCCGGAGCGGGACGCGGCGGCGGTCGGTGAGTGCGGGGACCGGGGTCGGGGACCCgggggccggagccggggcgactgccccggctccggcccccGGGTCCCCGACCCCGGTCTCTTGTAGGGCCGGAGATGGGGACGACTGAAGGGCAGGGCCCGGCAAGGAGCTACCGCTTGGGTGCAGGCAGCTAAAGGCAGCCCTCCTTAACGCACAGTAAGGGCAGCCCGGTTTTTGCTCGGTAACCCGCAGTTACCGTGGCAAACGTGGGGAAGGAAAGCGAGCACCGAGCAGCGTGCAATGCTGCGGGTTGGCCTCGgtcctgagccccccccccccctcccccggctcATCCTGCGGTGTGATTACAGACCGTGCATCCCCAAGCATCCCCGTTTCCAGATCCCACCTGGAGCAGGAAATCTTCATTAACGTCTTGACCTTTGTTAGTGGCTGTTAATTAACCCGCAGCTCTGTTGTCTCCCTGgggagctctgctttcctaGTACGCTCCAGTCTGTCCCCATTCCCACCTGGGATTTTGGGAGCTTGCGTGTCTCTAGGACTTCAGGTATATAGTTGTGCAGCAAAGGATGAGGCTGCATGCATTTCAGTATCCCAAAATGCTGGAAAGCAACTTCCTTGTGTCTCGGTagtgcagaggcagctgctggctcGGTGGTGCTGTCAGCAGCCGGAGCAGAACTTTGCAGCTCACCATAGGCGTGTATCGGGTCTGGCTTCAGCCCGTCCACtgagtttgtttcatttgtgcTAGTGCAAACAGGAGGGGGACATGTACATGGTTCTCTCGTTCTGCAGTTGCTTCTCTTTCCTCAAATACAGCAAGGCACCCAGGGTCACTGTGGTAGGCCCGGACTGGGCAAAAGCACAAGTTTGGGTGCTGTGGGTTTGGGCTGGTCCTTGAACAGTCCCAGTGTGGAGGAGCAAAGGTGAAACCACTCTGCTGTGGAACCGTTTGCTcaggaaggagctgcagggctgttctTAAACTTGTCCTTACTGATGCTCTGGTGTGCATGAAGCAAATTGCTTTAGAAACACAGATTCAGGTATTTAATGTTGGGCAAAGAGGCACGTGCGCTCTGCTGGGAGCCCTAAGGGGATCTCGGGGAAACAGCCCTGTTCTAGGGCGTAACATATGTGGTGCAACATCCCCTTATCACGGCACTCTTGCAGTCCTTGCTCTGCATCCCTGCCATCCCTCCCCGGCTGCTTGGCAGCTGTGGGGCGACGGCATCTCTGCAGCTGTAAGACCCCAGTGCCCTCGTCCGACCAGGTGCCCTGCGTGGGCAAGGGgagcctgcagccctgggctggcagcagcgtCTCCTGCACGTGGGGCTCATAAGGAGGGCCCCAGCTCCCCTGGCCTCGCAGTAGACGGGTGCTCCGCCGGGGCCCACCCGTCCTGGCTGTTATCTCCGCTCTGCAATTCTGCCGGGTGCccatctcctccttccccagagaGGGCAGTTTCTGGAGCTGTGGCCTCTATCTGTCCCCCACAGAGTCAGGTGCCTCTGGTCCCACCCcgtcccccttcccctctcccctgtgGGATTAActgtttaaagcattttttggATTCTCGAGGTGGGTTTTGTTCACTGAGCCCTTTGTTCTCGATTGCTGCCTGTCTGGAGCCCTGCCCAAGCAGCCCAGCCGCTGCACTGGGGCTGCCAACTCCAGTTCACCCAAGGGCCGTCCCCTTCCCTGCAAGTAAGGACTGGGGCGGCAGCTTTCCAGAGCTAAAAATTACTTGCCAAGTGATGCCGTGACACTGCCAGCATGCCCGTCAGCTGGTCTGCATCCCCCGCAAGCaccatgtgatttttttatacAGTGGTTTTATACGTGTAAGTCTGTAAGTAATTGAGAGGTGCCTTttcccccatccccaagcagAGGTGATCGCTAGGGGTACGAGAGACTCAGTTCAAGCCCTGGACTGAACGCAGTGCCCCTGTATTACAAGTGCCCTGTGCACTGGGGTGGCCTGATACAGGCTGAGGATTTGGCTCAGCATTAGACTATGTGAATGGTCTTGAGTGTGTAAAATAGGTGAACACCTCAAATTAAAGGTTTTCCAGAAGAATGGAGccatctcctccccagctctgttgCTGACTTCTGTCGTGGGTgctggtgtaaaactttctcccCTGGCCTGCATCCTGGGATGCTGAGCCGTGCCCCCTCTCCGGAGAGAGACAGGGGCAGCAAGGTTTATTGCTGGGGAGTCCCTTCTGGGATGGAACTGGGGACTGCAGGGCCGCTGCCCTGAGACAGGTCCCATCCTCGTGTCCGCTCTGTCTCCTGTGGGaaaccctgccctgcccgggagTGCCAGCAGAGGAATACTGCTTGCCCTTTTGTCtccagctctcctcctgcccgcctccctcTGGTTTCAGCtctcaaaacaaaatctgtggtCTCCAGTAGGAACTTTGCTCTttgcttcccagctcctctgcgCAGGGCGTTTGTGGGATGCAGCCCTGTGTGTGCAGCCAGCAGAAGTCCTTGAAGCCGCTCTGTACAAACAGTCTGTTGCTGTAGTTGTGGCTCCCCGGGTGTCCCGGCCGTAACAGCTgctcccttctctgctgcagccaaATGCCTCGTCCTGGGGCAGctgccttcccccagccccttccgTCGCACTCTCACCAATTGGTGAGAATTAGTGCCAGTGGAAATTTAAATCTTAATGGTCTAACAGCAGAATTATTACTAAATCTAActgttacagaagaaaatactgctaCAGAAAAAGTTTCAACAATAACATAGCTAACACTTGATTTATGTATATTGAGTTCTTTGTTACTCCTGAAATCAGTTTTGCCCAACTCCCAAGTTTTCTTTATCCAGCAGTAAGTGGCCACTGGAGTTGTGTGACAGCAGGGTTTAAAGCCCTGGGGTCTTTAGGATGATCGTGCACCTCTCTCTCATCCAGCGCTCATTCTTTTCTGTAACTGCACCTTTACAAGGTGGCCACAAATACTTTGTGCTACGCAGAGCAGCTTTTTAGCTACTCTGTATACAAAAGCTGTATCACACAATTATGCAGCGTTaagcaaaactaaaacaaattaAGCAATGACCATCTCATCATTAGAAAACTGTTGTTACAGCTATGCAAGCTAAAACAGACGGAGCCTGATGAGGGTGGTAGTCTTGAACCATGTGAATGtagctctgctgcaggaggatgCTGGTGGCTGTAAATCGGTGGTTTCATACACAGAACTGGGACATTTTGTGGGGAGGAGTCGGCATCATCCATATTTATAGGAAGTGCTGTGCTGTGACTGCTGATGCAGGGTCCTGCAACACCCACCCAGCATGGAGCAGCCCCTGGGGgagtggggctggagctggctgggctgcagctcaCACTGCCTGCGTATGCCTggagcaggacagggacagTCCTGCAGTGGCTGCCTGGATGTCAGCCCCCTCCTCGCGTGCACTGATAGCCATGGCTGACCAGGACACTGCCACTAACCAGCCTGCCGGTTTCTTCAGTGTTTCACAATCTCCTTCCACAGCCTCCTAGTGAACGCCCAAGATGCAGGCAGACTCCCTTCTTCACAGCGGCTACTTCCACCCTGTACTACGCTCCTGGCAGTGTACGGCAACCACCTTTGATGCCTCCAACCTCATCTACCCCATTTTTGTCACGTGAGTGAGCCCTGGCTCTCTGGATTAGGGATGGACCAAGCTCAGGTGGCTTAGGTGCTCCCTGAGCTCTTAGGTTCAGAGTCCCCAGAAGATTCCCTGTGGACCAGCCTGGTATAGGGGCTTGCTTCTCATGCCAAGTCCTCACATCTCTGTCCCATCCACCTCCTGCAGTGACAGCCCTGATGCAGTGGAGCCAATCCCCAGCCTCCCTGGACAAGCCAGGTAAAAACCCAGCCCCTCCAAGCTGCGTGCCAGTTGCTGCCGTGCCCCGTGCCTGAGCAGGGTTGATGTATGGCCTGAGATGAGCATGGGCCAGGGGTGACACTTCCAAACTTCTGTGGTCCCTGCCTTGGGGATCCCCCAGCatcaggcagggcaggagcattCGTCCGTCATGGAAGTGGAGAGAATCATACTAGGGATGCTGAGAAAATACCAATACTGGCAGGGATAGTGCCAGGGTCTCGTGATGTCCCAGAGCACTCACATGTTGTGTGGGCTGGGCACGCAGGGAAGTTGGAAGCGAATGgcctttccagcagcagctaGAAAACCTGTGCAAGGACACAGGCTCCGGTCCTGCATTAGATCTTGCTGGACTGGCAGCTCCTGtcttcatctgctgctgctacGTTAGCAGGGCTGTGGTCCAGGCCCCAGGGGGATGGTCCTGTGGGGAGGTGGGCTGGCTCTGCAACCGGGAAGCCGAGATAAGGGATCCAAGGCCAGGGCATGCTCGTCCTTTCAGAGCAAAGAGTGTCCATGCCAGGTAGGTAACGTTCCTGTAGCCCCACATAAAGTCCTGGATTGTTCCTCCCAACATTCAGGCAACACATCTGCTGTACCTCCAGCTGGATGGCATGGATGCTTGTAGGTGCTGGATCACTCACAAACCAGCATCCAAGTCACAGACCAGCTTGCCCCACAGAGCAGGTCTGGGTGCCTGGCAGTCCCTTCACTTTGCTCTTCTCAGGTACGGAGTCAACAAGCTGGAGGAGATGCTGCATCCCCTCGTCGAAGATGGTCTGAAGTGTGTGCTCATCTTTGGGGTGCCCAGCAAGGTCCACAAGGTCAGTGTGTGTGGTGGTGGCAGGGGGCTTGGGGTAGCCACAGGTGTGTGGGAGAGCAGTGTTGGGCTGTCGGGGTCTCCTGATCAAACAGGGGAAGTTCAGGGTCACTGGGCATGCTTGGACCCCACTCAGCAAAGGAGGACAGGGATGGTAGACTGCAGTGACACCCGAAATGCTCCCTCTAGGTGACTCTGGGTGTCCTCTGTCCCTTTGAACAAACAGTACGTCACTGCAGGGCAGAGAACAGGGacctctgtgctgcagaaagcaggatGAATGACTTGAGAAGAGCATCTCACATATGGCTTCCCTTGACCCAGCCTTGTGCTGGGAGCTGTTGCAGGTGGCCCCAAGACCTGCATTCACTGCTCAAAGGCACTACTCTGCCACCCTTGGTGGTCACACCGCCCTGCGTTACACGGTCTCACGGTTCAGAAAACGTTTCTTGGGCAGAACTGCTGCCTTGGAGGAGTTGGTGGGACACCCTCAGCTCTGTGTGCTGAAGCATTTCTCTTCTCACAGGATGAGAGAGGCTCTGCTGCTGATGCAGAGGACACACCTGCCATCCAGGCAATCAAGAAGATCCGCTCCACCTTCCCAGAGCTGCTCATAGCCTGTGATGTCTGCTTGTGCCCTTACACCTCCCACGGGCACTGCGGTGAGTGCACAGCTTGGGGTCCTGGGCTGCTCTTCGGGCACCTTCCCAGGACTGGGAGTCTCTGGGggtttgctgttttctgctgaggagctctgggtgctggtggggcctggccagctcctgccccaagACTTGGCTCCCCAGTACTGGTGCAGTTGAGCCTGAGAGACCTCTCCTAGGTTTTAAGAACAGAGTGGGAGGCACGGGTGGTTAAGGCACCCACTCCCTGGCCATCTGAATCTGTCTGAGCGCCTCTCTGTGTACCCCATCtctgtcttcccttccttgGAGCACCCACATGTTGTGTCCAGTCCCTGGAGGGCTGCGTCCTTATCCAGCTCCCTTAACATGTTCTCTGCTGTTGCTCTGAGTATCTGTGTAGCAAGAGCCATGCTCCCACCCTGGGGACTGAGGCAACCAGCTGTCCAGCCCCTCACCTAACCCCAGGTTTGTCTCCTAGGCATCCTGCGTGAAGACGGCACCATCCAGAACGAGATCAGCTGCcagcggctggcagaagtggcGCTGGCCTATGCCAAAGCAGGTGAGGAGTCTCCTGGCTGCGATACCTGAGTTTGACTCTCGCAGATTCGCCCCCTCTCACTTTCAGCAGGCCCAAAAGCAAACTGGGCCTGGCTCCAACTGGGAGTGCTTTTGCTCCGAGCCGGGGGAGGTTCCCCTGCCCTCCACACACTggccccagcagagctgcaggcaccCGGGGCCCCTCTGGCCCTGGGGTCACCTGTTCCTGCAGGCAGAGTCACAGCCTCGGGCACTTCTTGGCGTCTACTCtttccctgcaggctgccacaTCGTTGCGCCCTCAGATATGATGGATGGGCGCATCGCAGCCATGAAGAAGGCTCTGATCTCCAATGACTTGGGCAACAAGGTGAGCTTGCGATCTGCGTGTGCCAAAAGCGGGAGTGATGGCCACAGGGATGCTGCATCACAACAGGTCCTGGGCAAGCGGTGGAAGAAGCAAACCTCCACCTTGCCCAGGACACGTCACAGGCATTTCCCTGTCCCGGTGCACACAGGAAGGGAACGTCCTTGGCCAGACACAGGGACAGCGAGGTGCCAGGCCtctggcaggggaaggagaatgTGGGGCAGAGTATAAAACAGCCATAGGAGGGAAATCACTACTGCCCTGGCGCAGGGATGCAGCACTGAGCTTCTGGCCctcacagctctgctctcctctaCAGGTCTCGGTGATGAGCTACAGCGCCAAGTTTGCTTCATGCTTCTATGGTCCCTTCAGGTGGGTCTGTCCCTCAGCCAGGAGTGTCCCCAGCCAGTGCCAGACTGGCCAGGAGGTGCATCCCCAGATAGTTACTTGGGAAGGGGGCTCGGCCAGAGCCTGGGCCACAGCTGGGGCCATACTGGTTGTTTCGGAGTGCCCTCCTCCTACTTCCCATTGCAAAAGGGAGACAAATGTACCTTGCCCAGGAGAGGCTGGCTGGTGGGAAGATAACCTTGGGTGATCTTCTGTCCCAGCCCTTCACCTGCTTGTCCTGGGTGCTGGtggcaaggcaggcagggagggagctgcctgcagctgccagaaACAGTGAGGAGGGGGAGTGTTGCCCCAAAGGGTGGCTTCAGGGACAAGCCTCAGCTCAGTCAACTATTAGACCTTGTCCCAAGAACAGCCTGACCCTCATGGGGTGTGCCTGAGAAATCTGCCTTggaaaagagcaaaaggaaaatgtctgACACAATTTTACCCCAGACTCTGGGCAtggggagagcagtgggtgTTGAAGCATGGCTCCCAGGGCTAGCCTGGGCCTGGTGGACCTCCCAGAGTGACCCTGGGGTGCTGAGGTGGGTTGGGAGAGCCCCCTTGTCCTGGCCCCGTTCGCTCATGCACCCAGGGCTGTCCTTGCATTTCTGAAGCTGTACGAGGTGAGAGGCATGGGGAGCCGTGCTGGTCCtcatcccctgccctctgccctgcctgtcACCAGGGATGCTGCGCTATCCAAACCCGCCTTCGGAGATAGGCAATGCTACCAGCTGCCCCCGGGCGCCAGGGGCCTGGCGATACGTGCCGTGGTGAGTAAGCCAGGGTCAGGCTGCCTGGGGCAGCACCAACGGTCGTGGGTTTGGGGAGAGCAAGCCCAGGGGTGTGGGAAGCAGAAGGTGGTAGGAGGCACACCAGCCAAAATGGATGGGGCTCTTCCCTCTCAAGTGAGAGAAATGTGAGGCCCATCAGCCTGTTGGAGAGCTGGTCCCCAGTGTGGGCCCAAGGACCATGCACTGGGAACAGTGGAGTTGGTGACCCCGTACCCTGCTACAGCTCAGGGTGTCAGGTCCAGGGACACACAGTCACCGTGCTTCTGCTCTCCCCCATCACAGCAGGAGCTCCTGCAGCCATTAGGGGCTCACCAGACCCTTCTGTGATCCCTCCTGGGTAAACCAACCACCAGCTCAaaacttctggggaaaaaaacaaccatcAACTTGCTGGAAAATGTTATTCTACCCTGAGCTGATGGGGTCACACGCGTGTTCCCCTCACAGGACCGGGATGTGCGTGAGGGAGCGGACATGCTGATGGTGAAGCCAGGGATGCCCTACCTGGATCTTGTGAGGGATGTCAAGGCTCGAGTAAGCTCTTTCTGCATGCCAGTGAGGGCACGAGGTGTGGATGAGGAGGGGGCAGAGAGGTGTGCGTTTGGGATGGCCAATTTGGATATCCAAACCGGAGGGGATGTGACTGTTGGTTTCATGTGTCGAGGTGGGTGCTGGAGCATCTCCGGGAGCACTGGGGTGTGCGGGGAAGGGATGCCAGGCACGGGGAGGGGTGTCCCCTGTCCGCCCGCCGGCTGAActccctccccgccgctcccctcaGCACCCCACCCACCCGCTGGCCGTGTACCACGTCTCGGGGGAGTTCGCCATGTTGTGGCACGGGGCCCAGGCCGGGGCCTTCAGCCTGGAGGCTGCCGTCAGGGAGGCGGTGACGGCCTTCAGGCGCGCAGGTGAGGCGGCCGGCCCCGAGgcctgctcccccctcccccgacCCCATCCCCGCGTCCCGCCCCGGGCCGGTTCCAGCGTCTCGTCTCTCCGCAGGGGCCGACACCATCATCACGTACTTCGCGCCGCAGCTCCTGCGGtggctgaaggaggaggtggcggcggcgggacAGGCCTgagcgcggggggcggggcttcCGGGCGGGGCttccgggcggcgggggcggggcttccggggcggccggggagcggcgcaGGTGGgtgcgggccggggcgggagtCGCCCGTGGGCCCCGGGACCTCGCGTACCCCCAGCCTGCCGCCCCGCCTGCCcg is a window of Pelecanus crispus isolate bPelCri1 chromosome 9, bPelCri1.pri, whole genome shotgun sequence DNA encoding:
- the ALAD gene encoding delta-aminolevulinic acid dehydratase — its product is MQADSLLHSGYFHPVLRSWQCTATTFDASNLIYPIFVTDSPDAVEPIPSLPGQARYGVNKLEEMLHPLVEDGLKCVLIFGVPSKVHKDERGSAADAEDTPAIQAIKKIRSTFPELLIACDVCLCPYTSHGHCGILREDGTIQNEISCQRLAEVALAYAKAGCHIVAPSDMMDGRIAAMKKALISNDLGNKVSVMSYSAKFASCFYGPFRDAALSKPAFGDRQCYQLPPGARGLAIRAVDRDVREGADMLMVKPGMPYLDLVRDVKARHPTHPLAVYHVSGEFAMLWHGAQAGAFSLEAAVREAVTAFRRAGADTIITYFAPQLLRWLKEEVAAAGQA